Proteins from one bacterium genomic window:
- a CDS encoding shikimate dehydrogenase, producing the protein MKLGLLGENIAHSLSQKLHQAALTHYGMQGEYEVFDIERVQLADMLERCFQEGFTGLNVTAPYKEIVL; encoded by the coding sequence ATGAAACTCGGTTTGCTTGGCGAGAACATTGCACATTCGCTTTCGCAAAAATTACATCAGGCAGCGCTTACGCATTACGGTATGCAAGGTGAGTATGAAGTGTTTGATATAGAACGCGTACAACTTGCGGATATGCTCGAGCGTTGCTTTCAGGAAGGTTTTACAGGACTAAACGTCACTGCGCCATACAAGGAAATTGTTCT